The Gemmatimonadaceae bacterium genome contains the following window.
GCGTGAGGAGCTCGTCGAGTGCCGCGTTCCCGCTCTGCGAGACGTAGCCGTCGAACATTGCGGTCCAGGCGCCCTTGAGCAGGGCGACAGCCGTCGGCAGCTCGGCGGCTGCCGCAAAGCGCAGCACCGCCGTCTGCTGGAAGAGCACGGCGAACGCGCCGCCGGTCAGCGCGCCGATCATCAGGGCCGGCAGCGCCGGCACCTTGCGCAAGACGAGCCCGATCACCAACACGAGCGGCAGCAGCGGCAGCAGACCGACGTTGAACTGCGCCGCGATCTGCGCGCGGATGGTTGCGATCTCGGGCGCATCGGCCGCCGGGCCGCCCATCAAGCCGAGGCCCGCGAAGATCAGCACGGCCAGCACGATGCTCGGCGCCGTCGTCCAGACCATGTGCCGGATGTGCGTGAACAGGTCGCTGCCGGCCATCGCTGGCGCGAGGTTCGTGGTGTCCGAGAGCGGCGACATCTTGTCGCCGAAGTACGCGCCGGAGATGATGGCACCTGCCGCGAGACCGAGGTTCAGGCCCTGCGCCGTGGCGACACCGATGAGCGCGACACCGATCGTACCGGCGGTCGTCCACGAGCTGCCGGTGGCGAGCGCGACCACGGCACAGATGATGGCCGCGGCCGCATAGAACCAGCGCGGACTCAGGATGCCCAATCCGTAGTAGATCATCGACGGCACGGTGCCGGCGAGGATCCAGGTGCCGATGAGCGCGCCGACGACGAGGAGGATCAGCAAGGCCCCCATCGCCAGCGAGATGCCGTGGACGATGCCATCCTGCATCTCGCGCCACTGGTATCCGTTGCGCGCGCCGAGCACCGCGGCGACCATGGCGGCCAGCAGCAGCGCAATCTGATTCGGGCCAGTGGAGGATCCGTCTCCGTATAGGAATACGGAGGTCGCCAGGAGGGCGACCAGGACGACGACGGGGATGAGGGCCTGGCCGAGATTCGGCGCGCGCTTGTCGGTAGCTGGCATTGTCGCGGCGAAAGGTGTTCGCGCCCGCCGTCGGCACGCAAGCGGATGTGCGCCGCGAAGACCTGCGAGGCGTGGTAATTTCCCCCGATGCCCGCCCCCACCCCCCCGCCCCCGTCCGACCGCTACGTCATTGGCGTCGATCTCGGCGGCACTAATCTCGTCGTCGGCGCGATGTCGGCCGACGGGTCGCGCGAGTTCGGGATGCAGTCCGTGCCGACCGCCGCGAAGGAAGGCGGCGACGCCGTCGTCGCGCGGATCGTGGCGCAAGTACGCCGCGCCGAGGCGGAGGTGCTAGCCGCCACCGGAGCGAGTCGCAGCCAAATCCTCGGCGTCGGCATCGGCTCGCCCGGGCCGTTGAATCGACAGACCGGCGTGGTCCTCGAGACGCCGAACCTTGGCTGGCGCGACTTCCCGCTTCGCGACCGTGTTGCCGCGGGCGTGGGACTCAAGGCCACGCTCGACAACGACGCCAACTGCGCCACGTTGGGCGAGTGGTGGCTCGGCGCCGCCCGCGGCGCGCAGCAGGTGGTCGGGCTCACCCTGGGGACCGGCATCGGTGGAGGCCTCATTCTCGACGGCCGCCTGTACCACGGATCCAGCGACGTCGCGGGCGAGCTCGGCCACACGACCATCGACTCCACGGGGCGCCGCTGCGGTTGCGGCAACTACGGCTGCGTGGAGGCCTACGCCTCCGGACCGGCCATCGCCGAGCGTGCGCGGGAGGCCTTGGCCGGCGGCGAATCCAGCCGGCTGTTGGCGATGGTCGAAGGCGAGCTCTCGCGCATCACCGCCGCGACCCTGTTCGAGGCGGCGAGTGAGGGCGATGCGGTCGCCCGTGAGGTCGTGCGCGAGACCGCGCGCTTCCTCGGCATCGGCGTCGCGAACCTGCTCAACATCTTCAATCCTCAGGTAGTCGTGCTCGCCGGCGGCGTGACGCAGGCCGGCGATGCGCTGTTCGAGCCGCTGCGCGCGGAAGTGCGGCGCCGCGCGTTCAAGTCGGCCGTCGAGCCCTGCCGCATCGTGGCCGGCACACTGGCCCACGCCGGCGTCGTCGGCGCGGTGGCGACCTTTCTCCAGGCCGAAGGCCTGATGTGAGCAGCGCGGGCGGCGACACGCGGCGCCAGCGCCTTGGCGTCATCGGGACCTTCGTGTGGGATGTCATCCACGGCCGCGATGTGCGAGAGTCGCCCATCCAGGAGTGGGGTGGCATCACCTACGCCTTAAGCGCCGCCGACGCCGCGCTCGCGGACGACTGGGAGTTGGTGCCGCTGGTCAAGGTGGGCGAGGACCTGGCGAGCGAGGCTCGGCGATTCCTGCGCACGCTGCGCCGGCTCGCACCCGACGCGCACCCTATCGAGGTGCCGTACCGCAACAACCGCGTGGAGCTGCGCTACCACAGCGACGAACGGCGCAGCGAGGTGCTCAGCGGTGGCGTTCCAGGATGGACCTGGGCCGGATTGCAGCCGCTGCTGCGTGACATCGACGCGCTGTACATCAATCTCATAAGCGGCTTCGAGCTCGATCTCGCCACCGCGCAGCTCATCCGGCAGCACTTCAAGGGCCCCATCTACTGCGACCTGCATTCGCTGACGCTGGGGCTCGAACCCTCTGGCCTGCGCACTTGGCGGCCGCTGCCGGAGGTCGCCGCCTGGTGCGCCTGCTTTGACTACCTACAGGTAAACG
Protein-coding sequences here:
- the nhaC gene encoding Na+/H+ antiporter NhaC; the protein is MPATDKRAPNLGQALIPVVVLVALLATSVFLYGDGSSTGPNQIALLLAAMVAAVLGARNGYQWREMQDGIVHGISLAMGALLILLVVGALIGTWILAGTVPSMIYYGLGILSPRWFYAAAAIICAVVALATGSSWTTAGTIGVALIGVATAQGLNLGLAAGAIISGAYFGDKMSPLSDTTNLAPAMAGSDLFTHIRHMVWTTAPSIVLAVLIFAGLGLMGGPAADAPEIATIRAQIAAQFNVGLLPLLPLVLVIGLVLRKVPALPALMIGALTGGAFAVLFQQTAVLRFAAAAELPTAVALLKGAWTAMFDGYVSQSGNAALDELLTRGGMSSMLNTMWLIITAMSFGAVMETTQMLQRIAATILGAVRGTGSLILATLGTSIGMNVLASDQYIAIVLPGRMFRAEFRRRGLRAENLSRSLEDAGTLTSPLVPWNTCGAFMATTLGVATMAYAPYAFFNLLNPLVAAIYGFTGFSIRQMSEAERAEVAAEDAAAASATA
- a CDS encoding ROK family protein; translation: MPAPTPPPPSDRYVIGVDLGGTNLVVGAMSADGSREFGMQSVPTAAKEGGDAVVARIVAQVRRAEAEVLAATGASRSQILGVGIGSPGPLNRQTGVVLETPNLGWRDFPLRDRVAAGVGLKATLDNDANCATLGEWWLGAARGAQQVVGLTLGTGIGGGLILDGRLYHGSSDVAGELGHTTIDSTGRRCGCGNYGCVEAYASGPAIAERAREALAGGESSRLLAMVEGELSRITAATLFEAASEGDAVAREVVRETARFLGIGVANLLNIFNPQVVVLAGGVTQAGDALFEPLRAEVRRRAFKSAVEPCRIVAGTLAHAGVVGAVATFLQAEGLM
- a CDS encoding carbohydrate kinase family protein; translated protein: MSSAGGDTRRQRLGVIGTFVWDVIHGRDVRESPIQEWGGITYALSAADAALADDWELVPLVKVGEDLASEARRFLRTLRRLAPDAHPIEVPYRNNRVELRYHSDERRSEVLSGGVPGWTWAGLQPLLRDIDALYINLISGFELDLATAQLIRQHFKGPIYCDLHSLTLGLEPSGLRTWRPLPEVAAWCACFDYLQVNEDEVAMLAADPMALAATALHAGVRTLFVTLGKRGVVYFEDAGPGRPLRTALVPATVARVSGPGDPTGCGDVWGATYFSRFVAGDRLSEASRRACDAAARNVEHRGATGLAHHLRGELHPL